In the Streptomyces formicae genome, one interval contains:
- a CDS encoding GNAT family N-acetyltransferase codes for MPEPSSDPIGAPATIRTARLDLVPLRVEHADEMAAVLADPALHTFIGGAPDGVTALRARYGRMLAGSPDPAVSWLNWVVRLRTGQLPCLVGTVQATVTPGVDGDGPTAEVAWVIGTPWQGRGFASEAACGLVDWLTTQRAVRTLVAHVHPDHEASAAVARAARLTATDVVQDGEIRWERRTAGE; via the coding sequence ATGCCTGAGCCCTCCTCCGACCCCATAGGCGCACCCGCCACCATCCGCACCGCCCGCCTCGACCTGGTGCCGCTGCGCGTCGAGCACGCCGACGAGATGGCGGCCGTGCTGGCCGATCCCGCGCTGCACACCTTCATCGGCGGCGCCCCCGACGGCGTGACGGCGCTGCGCGCCCGCTACGGGAGGATGCTCGCCGGATCGCCCGACCCCGCCGTCTCCTGGCTCAACTGGGTGGTCAGGCTCCGGACCGGTCAACTCCCTTGTCTGGTGGGGACGGTGCAGGCGACGGTCACACCGGGCGTCGACGGCGACGGTCCCACGGCGGAGGTCGCCTGGGTCATCGGCACGCCCTGGCAGGGGCGCGGCTTCGCGTCGGAGGCGGCGTGCGGCCTGGTGGACTGGCTGACCACGCAGCGGGCCGTCCGCACGCTCGTCGCGCACGTCCATCCCGACCACGAGGCGTCCGCGGCCGTCGCGAGGGCGGCGCGGCTCACGGCGACCGATGTGGTCCAGGACGGCGAGATCCGCTGGGAGCGGCGGACCGCCGGAGAGTGA
- a CDS encoding TauD/TfdA family dioxygenase, with protein MYEGRRVLRRLPDGWDERPYELLDIAPRGRVIGAEIRGVDLARPLTAALREELNRALLEWKVLFFRGAHITAEQQRAFALNWGELETNPLLARGSAEDVVRFDKGGSATPTYENVWHADVTFRERPALGAVLQLREVPPYGGDTMWADMAAAYDNLPEAVKERIEGARAVHDFIPGFARFYGPEQLAPHQDRFPPVTHPVVRTHPETGRRMLFVNTSFTTHIVGMDRAESDRLLSFLVRQAHVPEYQVRFQWQAGDVAFWDNRATQHYAVDDYAPHRRVAERVAIAGDRPY; from the coding sequence ATGTACGAAGGCCGCCGCGTGCTGCGCCGACTGCCCGACGGCTGGGACGAGCGGCCCTACGAGCTGCTCGACATCGCCCCGCGGGGCCGCGTCATCGGCGCCGAGATCCGCGGCGTCGACCTCGCGCGGCCCCTGACGGCCGCGCTGCGCGAGGAGTTGAACCGCGCCCTGCTCGAATGGAAGGTGCTGTTCTTCCGAGGCGCGCACATCACCGCCGAGCAGCAGCGCGCCTTCGCCCTGAACTGGGGCGAGCTGGAGACCAATCCGCTGCTCGCGCGCGGCTCCGCCGAGGACGTCGTCCGCTTCGACAAGGGCGGCAGCGCCACGCCGACGTACGAGAACGTCTGGCACGCGGACGTCACCTTCCGCGAACGGCCCGCCCTGGGCGCGGTGTTGCAGCTGCGCGAGGTGCCTCCGTACGGCGGCGACACGATGTGGGCGGACATGGCGGCCGCCTACGACAACCTGCCCGAAGCCGTCAAGGAACGCATCGAAGGGGCGCGAGCGGTGCACGACTTCATCCCCGGCTTCGCCCGCTTCTACGGTCCTGAGCAACTCGCCCCGCATCAGGACCGGTTCCCTCCCGTCACCCACCCCGTGGTGCGCACGCACCCGGAGACCGGGCGCCGGATGCTGTTCGTCAACACCTCCTTCACCACGCACATCGTCGGCATGGACAGGGCGGAGAGCGACCGGCTGCTGAGCTTCCTGGTGCGGCAGGCCCATGTGCCGGAGTACCAGGTGCGGTTCCAGTGGCAGGCGGGCGACGTCGCCTTCTGGGACAACCGCGCCACCCAGCACTACGCGGTGGACGACTACGCCCCGCACCGGCGCGTCGCGGAGCGGGTGGCGATCGCGGGCGACCGGCCGTACTGA
- the lpdA gene encoding dihydrolipoyl dehydrogenase gives MEDRFDVVVLGAGPGGYVAAIRAAQLGKRVAVVEEKYWGGVCLNVGCIPTKALLRNAELAHLFTHEQKTYGIKVDGQVSFDYGEAFSRSRRVAEGRVKGVHFLMKKNKITEFDGRGTFVDANTLRVEGSDGTTSTLSFENCIIATGATPRLLPGTSLSERVVSYEEQILADELPGSIVIAGAGAIGIEFAYVLHNYGVKVTIVEFLDRIAPLEDADVSTELAKQYRKLGIDVRTSTRVESIDDSGEQVKVTVTGKDGKQEVLETDKVLQAIGFAPNVSGYGLEATGVALTERGAIEVDGRCRTNVPNIYAIGDVTAKLMLAHTAEAMGVVAAETLADAETMELDYPMIPRATYSQPQIASFGWTEAQAKEKGFDVKVAKFPFQANGKAHGLGDTVGFVKIISDARYGEIIGAHLIGPDVTELLPELTLAQQWDLTVHEVARNVHAHPTLGEAVKEAVHGLAGHMINF, from the coding sequence ATGGAAGACCGCTTCGACGTCGTCGTGCTCGGAGCAGGACCCGGCGGCTACGTGGCCGCCATTCGCGCCGCCCAGCTGGGCAAGCGCGTAGCGGTCGTCGAGGAGAAGTACTGGGGCGGTGTCTGCCTCAACGTCGGCTGTATCCCGACGAAGGCGCTGCTGCGCAACGCCGAGCTGGCGCACCTCTTCACGCACGAGCAGAAGACGTACGGCATCAAGGTCGACGGGCAGGTCTCCTTCGACTACGGCGAGGCGTTCAGCCGCAGCCGCCGGGTCGCGGAGGGACGGGTCAAGGGCGTCCACTTCCTGATGAAGAAGAACAAGATCACCGAGTTCGACGGCCGGGGCACGTTCGTCGACGCGAACACGCTGCGGGTCGAGGGCTCGGACGGCACGACGAGCACGCTCTCCTTCGAGAACTGCATCATCGCCACCGGCGCGACGCCGCGCCTGCTGCCCGGTACCAGCCTGAGCGAGCGCGTGGTGTCGTACGAGGAGCAGATCCTCGCCGACGAGCTGCCGGGGTCCATCGTGATCGCGGGCGCGGGCGCCATCGGCATCGAGTTCGCGTACGTCCTGCACAACTACGGCGTGAAGGTCACCATCGTCGAGTTCCTCGACCGGATCGCGCCCCTGGAGGACGCGGACGTCTCGACGGAGCTCGCCAAGCAGTACCGCAAGCTCGGCATCGACGTGCGCACCTCGACCCGGGTGGAGTCGATCGACGACTCGGGCGAGCAGGTCAAGGTCACGGTCACCGGCAAGGACGGCAAGCAGGAGGTCCTGGAGACCGACAAGGTCCTCCAGGCCATCGGCTTCGCCCCGAACGTCTCCGGATACGGCCTGGAGGCGACCGGTGTGGCGCTCACCGAGCGCGGCGCGATCGAGGTCGACGGGCGCTGCCGCACCAACGTCCCGAACATCTACGCCATCGGCGATGTCACCGCGAAGCTGATGCTCGCGCACACCGCCGAGGCCATGGGCGTGGTCGCCGCCGAGACGCTCGCGGACGCCGAGACGATGGAACTCGACTACCCGATGATCCCGCGCGCCACCTACTCGCAGCCGCAGATCGCCAGCTTCGGCTGGACCGAGGCGCAGGCCAAGGAGAAGGGCTTCGACGTCAAGGTCGCGAAGTTCCCGTTCCAGGCCAACGGCAAGGCGCACGGCCTCGGCGACACCGTCGGCTTCGTGAAGATCATCAGCGATGCGCGGTACGGCGAGATCATCGGCGCCCACCTGATCGGTCCCGACGTCACCGAGCTGCTCCCCGAGCTCACCCTGGCCCAGCAGTGGGACCTCACCGTCCACGAGGTCGCGCGCAACGTCCACGCGCACCCGACGCTCGGCGAGGCCGTCAAGGAGGCCGTGCACGGCCTGGCGGGACACATGATCAACTTCTGA